The following are encoded together in the Brassica napus cultivar Da-Ae chromosome A9, Da-Ae, whole genome shotgun sequence genome:
- the LOC106405008 gene encoding auxin-responsive protein SAUR36 — MKRVRGFKIGHRSVKIFKWIRSRRIRTMKRQYRSRITNPIAGIRSLARCLSHGAKRLCGGKNDSGQGQIRLGKDPKTAVPKGHLVVHVGESDGDTRRVVVPVIYFNHPLFGELLEQAERVHGFHQPGRITIPCRVSDFEKVQMRIAAWDHCRRKRTYKIL, encoded by the coding sequence ATGAAGAGAGTCAGAGGTTTCAAAATTGGACATAGATCTGTCAAGATATTCAAATGGATCCGATCAAGAAGAATTCGAACAATGAAACGTCAGTACCGGTCACGAATTACAAACCCGATCGCCGGAATACGGTCATTAGCACGGTGTCTAAGCCATGGAGCCAAGAGACTGTGCGGTGGCAAGAATGATTCGGGTCAGGGTCAGATCCGACTGGGTAAGGATCCAAAAACGGCTGTTCCGAAGGGACACTTGGTGGTTCACGTCGGCGAATCAGACGGTGACACGCGGCGCGTTGTAGTGCCGGTGATCTATTTCAATCACCCATTGTTCGGAGAATTGTTGGAGCAAGCGGAGCGTGTTCATGGTTTCCATCAACCTGGTCGGATCACGATTCCTTGTCGGGTTTCTGATTTTGAGAAAGTTCAGATGAGGATCGCCGCATGGGATCATTGCCGCAGGAAGAGAACTTACAAAATTCTCTAG
- the LOC106404737 gene encoding pectinesterase inhibitor 9, whose product MPSKLSLKHSTTQTMEPKLTHLCYCLLLFLPLLSQSTIANPSSSPNPNQSINFIVSSCRTTRYPKLCIKCLAAFASKIHHNENRLARTALAVTLVRVRSTTVYVAKLTRARRIKRREYLAVKDCVENLGDGLGMLVQSMREMKKVGRSGRSRDEFLWRLSNVETWVSAALTDETTCLDGFDGKVMDGVVKSAIRRRVVHVARVTSNALALVNRFAARH is encoded by the coding sequence ATGCCTTCTAAGTTGTCATTGAAACACTCCACAACACAAACAatggaaccaaagctgacccaTCTTTGTTATTGCCTTCTACTTTTTCTTCCACTACTCTCTCAATCCACCATAGCCAATCCTTCATCATCACCAAACCCTAATCAAAGCATCAACTTCATCGTATCTTCATGCCGCACCACGCGTTACCCTAAGCTCTGCATCAAATGCCTCGCGGCTTTCGCCAGCAAAATCCACCACAACGAAAACCGGTTAGCTCGAACCGCTTTAGCCGTTACTCTAGTCAGGGTTCGGTCCACAACGGTCTATGTAGCTAAGCTGACTAGAGCAAGAAGAATCAAACGCAGAGAGTACTTAGCCGTGAAGGATTGTGTTGAGAATCTTGGAGATGGCTTAGGGATGTTGGTTCAGTCAATGAGGGAAATGAAAAAAGTGGGTCGATCTGGTCGTAGTCGGGACGAGTTCTTGTGGCGGCTAAGTAACGTTGAAACTTGGGTTAGTGCTGCTTTAACCGATGAGACAACGTGTCTTGATGGGTTCGATGGAAAGGTTATGGATGGTGTGGTGAAATCGGCGATTAGAAGAAGAGTTGTTCATGTGGCTCGAGTTACTAGTAATGCCTTGGCTCTTGTAAACCGGTTCGCAGCTCGGCACTAA